The following DNA comes from Hyphococcus flavus.
AAAAACTTCACCGCGCCGCGCAGTTTCAGCGCGGTCGTGCCGGTGCCGCAGCCGATTTCCAGCACCTCCATCTCGCGCGAGAGATGGGCGCGCACCCGCTCCAGCGTCGCCTCATAGGACGCCATGTCCTTGATGGGGCTCTTGGCGTATTTCGCGGCGCTCTTGTCCCAGAATTTTGCCGGCGCGACCATGCCTCTCTCCCGTTCCCTTTGCTTTACCCGCCGCCGTTGAACCCGCTTTCGGCGCCGCCCGCAACCCGTGCTAGAGTGGCGGCGATGAACCGTTTCGCCGTCGCTCTTATTTTGCTCGTCCTCGCCGCCTGCGCGCGCGAGGAGATGGCGGTTCCGCCGGCGCCCAGCCTGAAGCCCCAATGCGGCGTTGCGTCGTACTATCACCGCTCCCTCGCCGGAAACCCGACGGCCAATGGCGAAACCTATGACCCGAAGGCGATGACGGCGGCGCATAAGCGCCTCGACTTCGACACGATCGTGCGCGTGCGTCGGCGCGACACGGGCCGCACAGTCACCGTACGGATCAACGACCGCGGCCCGTTTGTCCGTGGCCGCATCATTGACCTCTCCCCCGCTGCGGCGCGCAAGCTCGGCATCTTTGGCGAGGACGGCGTCGCGGAGGTCTGCATCAAGCGGCGGCCTAGCCCGGCCTGAGGCTAACCGCCCCGCCTCAGGCAGAAAAGTTGTACGCCGCCGTCTGCCGCCGTTTCTGTTCCACCCCCCGCCGCGTAAGGCCTAGCGCCGATTGTTGTACAATTTTGGGGGATTATTCCTGTACAACTTTTGCTTTCTTTCGCGTTGCGGGCAGCATGGCGTCCGGTGTGACGCGTCCGGCGCGGCGCACGTGCGGGCGCGTTTCTGATCCAGCCGCCACTATAAGGGCGCCGGGAAAGGCGGGGATGAAATTTAATGTATTAAATTTCGTCCCCCGGCGCCCGTTTGGGGTTATACTGCCCCCGCCCCCGGAAACCGCCGGGGCGGCGCCCAACTAGGGGAGAGAGACCCATGAAACCCATCCGTATAGCAACAACCGTCTTCGCCGCGAGCCTTGCCGCCATAAGCGCGGCGAACGCGGAGATTGACGCCGGCGCCATTTTCAAACTGTCCGCCGCGAATGTCGACGCCGGCGCCTCCGCCCAATATAACGGCGACGGCGTTGTCGACGGCGTCGACTTTAACGACATCACATGGAGCGGCGGTCACGGCGGCGGCACGGTGTCGATCGTGCTGGAGCCCGGTTACACACCCGACCTCGATATCTGGTTCCGCGTGTCAAAGGCGGGCGGGCGAACCGGCGGCGATGACCTCCTCATCTACAATAATGGCGACGGTTCCGATTTTCTTGAGATCAATTGCACCAATGCGCGGGTGACGAGCTACGGCGCCTCAAGCCGCAAGGGCGGCAAGGTCACGTTGCGCTGCGGGCGGCTGAACGTGCGCAAATAGCGGCCCCAGGGGCACGCAATAACCAGTTCGCGCGCAATAAAGTGACTTGCGCTTTGGCGAACTGAGGCGCAGATTCGCGCGCAAGACGGCCCTGGATCAAAAAAAGCCTTTGTACCGGACCCGCGTTGGCGGCTGTCATGTCACGCCGGACACACAAGGGGCCAACCATGTTCACTATCCGTATGCTGTTTATTACCGTCGCCAGTATTGCCGCCGGCGCCATGACCGCCAGCGCGTTTCAGGCGGCGGAAGCGCCAGAGGAAACCCCTGAAGAAACCGCCGAGCAGGTTACGGCGCGCGCTCTCTGCACCGAAACCGCAGAACACGGCGCCTACCCCGAATGGATGCTGAACGAGGGCAAAACCTGCGAGAACTCCTTTGACGAGACCTGCACCGTCACCCGCAAATCCGACAAGCTGCAGGTCGCCTATGCCTGTTACGCACCTCTGCCGCAGCTGGAGGATGCGGAAGTGGATGGGGAGTAGTTAAACGGTACTCTCACCTATCCGCCTTTCGACCCTCCACGGCTTTTGACCGCGGCGTCTATATGACAATCTGAAAGATGGACCCCATGCGTAAAGCGTGGGGAGCCGCCAGTGGAGAGATCATGTCACCACGCCGTCATGCCGGACTTGGTTGGAAGCATGCTTCCAACGGATCCTTCCGTATCCGTCATCCCGGGCTTGACCCGGGATCCATTTATCCTTGAATTAAACAGGATTGCGGCTCGGAGGCCGCAATGACGTGTTGAGAGATTGACCGATACCCGCTCATCCCGGCGAAAGCCGGAATCCAGCGAAGCAATTGCACCAGAGCGAACGACTATTCCGCCTCAAGCCGCAAAGGCGACACGGTGACGTTCAGTTGCGGAAAGCTGGTGGTAAGATAAGTGCTTCTCTTCTCCTTTAAGGTTTCTGCGGTCTATTTGCTTGCGAATCTGGGACACGTGAGCATCAAATAGCTAATGAAATTCCGAGAAAGGTTTGTCATTGTCTCCTCACATACAACAACACATAATTTTATTTTGATGTTATCAAAATAAACTATTCTGAAGCCAATTTTCCTGTTGGCTGTAATAACCACCAGAAGCATCAAGAAACTTCATTGGTTCACAAAGTTCTGGTTTCAACAAACCTCTATTATTCAACGAAATAGCTAAAGCTAATGATTTAGCTTGGCAATTGATGGATTTCTGAGGATTAAAAGCAATATCACTGAAGCCAACAAATTTTTCAGCCAAATCCAGTAATTCTAAGTTCTGCAATAGAGCGTTGATGTATAGCCAGTCATAAAAGAAAGTTTTTGGTTCTAACGGAAAGTGAATATTGAAAAACTCAAAACCTACTAATCCACCGAAATCTGAGGACGTGATAAATTTCTTTGCATCTCTTGGCGAAGAAAAATACAACTCCTTATGAGGACCAGCACGGTGGAAAACTTTACTGCCCTGAAAAGCTGACTCGACAGAAAATTCTTTCTGATACTTCTTTGTAGTGAATTTCAAATTGAAAGCACTTAGATCAGCCCCTAGGGATTCGTTTGAATTCGTCGACACCTCCAACAATGGAGCCCAACCCATATCTTTTGCGGCTTTATGCAATGAAGTAATGCTTCTTTGCTTTTGGATTTTAGCAAACCCTGGATACCAGTCGAATTCTAAGATTCGAACTGTGATGCCAACTTCGCCTTTCAAATTTGGAATAAAAATGGGCCTCTTTGCCATGCATCACCAGTGTGAATAATCTAACCGTGGCCAAAATAGATCGCTAATTTTTTGGATTTTGAACATCGGAAATCGCGGAGTTAATTGATCAACAAGCTTCTTCTCGTTACACGCAACAGCAAATATTTCAGATGTTTCTATAGTGTCAAAGACTAAAACTTCTGCTTGTGGGTTTGTTGGCCAAACTTTCTTGATACCCATTTTTTCCCGCGTAGGGCCACCATCCCGCTCATTGTACAATGCATTAAGAGCGGCGGCAGTTTTTCGCTCATCAATTGGTAAATGCCTTACGTTATTGCTCGCTGCGTTTTCGACACAAAAAGCACAATCCTTTGTCCACAAGATACGAGCTTTTATTCCCAACACTATCCATTGCGTGTCCTTATGATTTTCTCTGCACTTATAAAACATTTTATAATTAGGAAATTGTAGCGAGCAACAAATGGCACCACACTGTTTATCAAGCCGATATTGATCATTAAAAGTCGGCTTATCTCGATGGGACAATAAACGTGAACGTGGTAACAATCCATTTCGGGCAATAGAATCGAGATTTTCCGCTCTAGTGAAATGAACGAGATAAGTGATCCCTATTTGTTCCGCTGCAATTTTAATATCTTCCCGAATCGGCATCTTTATTTCTCCGATAATCGATATTTACTTTATCACCTCCTTTGTTACGTGGTTTTTAATTACAAAATACTAAACATGCATCACCCTACCATAAGCATCAAGTACAGATTCATGCATCATTTCGGACAACGTCGGGTGGGGGAAGATCGCGTGCATGAGGTCTTCCTCGACCGCTTCCATGGAACGGGCGAGGCCGAAGCCCTGAATAAGCTCGGTGACTTCCGCGCCGATCATATGGGCGCCTAACAGCTCACCCGTCTTTTCGTCAAAGATGGTTTTGACCATGCCTTCAGGCTCGCCGAGCGCAATGGCCTTGCCGTTGCCGACGAACGGGAACCGCCCGACCTTGACCTTGTGGCCTTTTTCTTTCGCTTTTGCTTCGGTGAGGCCGACGGACGCCACTTGCGGGTGGGAATAGGTGCAGCCCGGAATGAGCGTCACATTCATGGGGTGGACGCCCTTTTGCCCGGCGATCTTCTCCACACAGATGATCCCCTCATGGCTAGCCTTGTGCGCAAGCCACGGCGCGCCGACCACGTCGCCGATGGCGTAGAGGCCCTTGACGCCCGTTTCCAGCCATTCATTGACCTCAACATGGCCGCGGTCGATTTTAACGCCCAGCGCTTCCAGCCCCAAATTCTCCGTATTCCCCGTAATGCCGATGGCGAGAACGACGCGATCCGCCTCCACTTCTTGCGTCTTGCCGTCTTTGGTTTTGACGGTCGCTTTCACAGCGTCCGAACCCTTATCGAGTTTTTCGACCGTGGCGCCGGTGAGGATTTTCATGCCCTGTTTCTTGAACTGCTTCTCGGCGAATTTCGAAATCTCTTCGTCCTCGGCCGGCAGGATGCGGTCGACCATTTCCACTACGGTCGTCTCGGCGCCGAGCGCGTTATAAAAGCTTGCGAACTCGATGCCGATGGCGCCGGAACCGATCACCAGCAGCTTTTTCGGCATCACGTCTGGGATCATCGCCTCTTTCGCGGTCCAGATGAACTTGCCGTCGGGTTCGAGCCCCGCTTGCGGTATGGTGCGCGCCCGCGCGCCGGTGGCGAGGATGACGTGCTTGGCCTTTACCTTATCCTCTCCCTTGTCGGTCTTTACTTTCACGACTGGCGCGTTAGCGCCTTTCTCCAGCTTCGCGACGCCCTTCACCACCTCGATCTTGTTCTTCTTCATGAGGAAGCCGACGCCCTTTTCCATCTGGGCCGAAACGCCGCGCGAGCGTTTGACGACCGCTTCGATGTCGAAAGAAACGCCCTCGGCTTTGAGGCCATAAGCGTCAGCGTGCTTCATCTGGTGGTAGACTTCGGCCGTGCGCAACAGCGCCTTGGTCGGGATGCAGCCCCAGTTGAGACAGACGCCGCCCAGCGCGTCACGTTCGATAATGACGGTCTTCATGCCCAGTTGCGCCGCGCGGATCGCCGCCACATAGCCCCCGGGACCAGATCCGATCACTGCGAGATCACACGTATGTTCCGTCATTAACGTCTCCAAATTCAAAGCGGCGGTGCTTTATACCGAGACGCGCGCGAAAAAAAAGGATAAGGCCGCCCGATGGATCAGGTTCTGCTCAGCATCGGCCTCGCCATTACTGCGCTGCTCGGCGCTGTGGTGCTGAACCGGCGCCATGCCCGGCCGGAAAATATTTTTCTCGCCGGCTGGCTGATCGCCTATGCGGCGGCGTTCTTCGGCTGGATCGCGGCGATCATGATCGGCGGCGCGGCGGCGCTGGTTTTTTCGGCGGTCGCATCGTCCGGGCTGATGGCGACGCCGGCGCTGTCGTGGCTTTATGCGCGCGCGCTTTCCGGCGAGACGCCGCGGCGGGTCTGGCTGCACTTCCTGCCGTCGGCGGCGAATTTTGTTTTGATCGCAATGCTCGGGCTTTTGTCCGCCGCGCAGAATGT
Coding sequences within:
- a CDS encoding DarT ssDNA thymidine ADP-ribosyltransferase family protein; this translates as MPIREDIKIAAEQIGITYLVHFTRAENLDSIARNGLLPRSRLLSHRDKPTFNDQYRLDKQCGAICCSLQFPNYKMFYKCRENHKDTQWIVLGIKARILWTKDCAFCVENAASNNVRHLPIDERKTAAALNALYNERDGGPTREKMGIKKVWPTNPQAEVLVFDTIETSEIFAVACNEKKLVDQLTPRFPMFKIQKISDLFWPRLDYSHW
- a CDS encoding DarT1-associated NADAR antitoxin family protein → MAKRPIFIPNLKGEVGITVRILEFDWYPGFAKIQKQRSITSLHKAAKDMGWAPLLEVSTNSNESLGADLSAFNLKFTTKKYQKEFSVESAFQGSKVFHRAGPHKELYFSSPRDAKKFITSSDFGGLVGFEFFNIHFPLEPKTFFYDWLYINALLQNLELLDLAEKFVGFSDIAFNPQKSINCQAKSLALAISLNNRGLLKPELCEPMKFLDASGGYYSQQENWLQNSLF
- a CDS encoding septal ring lytic transglycosylase RlpA family protein, whose protein sequence is MNRFAVALILLVLAACAREEMAVPPAPSLKPQCGVASYYHRSLAGNPTANGETYDPKAMTAAHKRLDFDTIVRVRRRDTGRTVTVRINDRGPFVRGRIIDLSPAAARKLGIFGEDGVAEVCIKRRPSPA
- the lpdA gene encoding dihydrolipoyl dehydrogenase encodes the protein MTEHTCDLAVIGSGPGGYVAAIRAAQLGMKTVIIERDALGGVCLNWGCIPTKALLRTAEVYHQMKHADAYGLKAEGVSFDIEAVVKRSRGVSAQMEKGVGFLMKKNKIEVVKGVAKLEKGANAPVVKVKTDKGEDKVKAKHVILATGARARTIPQAGLEPDGKFIWTAKEAMIPDVMPKKLLVIGSGAIGIEFASFYNALGAETTVVEMVDRILPAEDEEISKFAEKQFKKQGMKILTGATVEKLDKGSDAVKATVKTKDGKTQEVEADRVVLAIGITGNTENLGLEALGVKIDRGHVEVNEWLETGVKGLYAIGDVVGAPWLAHKASHEGIICVEKIAGQKGVHPMNVTLIPGCTYSHPQVASVGLTEAKAKEKGHKVKVGRFPFVGNGKAIALGEPEGMVKTIFDEKTGELLGAHMIGAEVTELIQGFGLARSMEAVEEDLMHAIFPHPTLSEMMHESVLDAYGRVMHV